The Rubricoccus marinus nucleotide sequence CGTAAGCGACATGCCTGACACTGTTTTCATCTCCGGCGCCCTCTCCGATGCCGTTCAGCGCGGGGACGTCCTGAGTGCCGATTGCCCCTCGCGTCCGGTCCTGCGCCGCGTGACGAACCGCTGGGGCGTCGTCGTGCTGCTCGCGCTCGCGTCGGGTACGCACCGCTTCAGCGAGCTTCGACGGAAGGCGAACGGCATCAGCGAACGGATGCTGGCGAAGACCCTCCAGGACCTGGAATCCGACGGGTTCGTGGATCGCGTGGCCTACCCGGTGGTGCCACCGCACGTGGAGTACAGCCTGACGCCGCTGGGCCAGGAGTTGCTGCCCCACGTGGCCGGGCTGGCGGACTGGGTCGAGAGCAACATCGGCCGCATCCTCGCGGCGCAGGCCGAGAGCGAGTAGGCCTCTGGCGACCCCTCGCGCCTCTGGCGACCCCTCGCGCCTCTGGCGACCCCTCGCGCCTCTGGCGACCCCTCGCGCCTCTGGCGACCCCTCGCGCCTCTGGCGACCCCTCGCGCCTCTGGCGACCCCTCGCGCCTCTGGCGCCAGAGGCCATGCGCACAGCGGACCACGAAAAACGCCCCGCCGGCCGGAGCCAGCGGGGCGCAGATCAGCAGACGCCAGAGGCCTCTGGCGCGAGCGGCTCTAGTTGGAGCCGACCTCCTTGGCCACCTGCGGCGGCGCGGTGGCGGCGCCGTCGCCAGAGGAGACCGGGTTGCCGAGCGGCGTGAAGGCCTGCACGCCCGTCAGCTCGCGGCCGAGGATGAGGCCGTGGATGTCGTAGGTGCCCTCGTAGGTGTTGACCGATTCGAGGTTGACCATGTGGTGGATCACGCGGTACTCGCCGGTGATGCCGTTGCCGCCCATCATGTCGCGCGCGATGCGGGCGATGTCGAGGGCGGTGCCCACGTTGCGGCGCTTGGCTAGCGAGACCATGCTCGGGTGGCCCTTGCCCTGGTCGCGGAGGTCACCGAGACGCCACGCCAGAAGCTGCATCTGCGTGATGTCAGTCAGCATGTTGGCCAGCTTGGTCTGGATGAGTTGCATGGAGCCCAGCGTGTGGCCGAACTGCTTGCGCTCGTTGACGTACGTCCGCGCGCGGCGGAAGCAGTCCTCGGCGGCGCCGACGGCGCCCCACGAGATGCCGTAGCGGGCATTGTTGAGGCACATGAACGGCCCCTTGAGGCCGCGGATGTCCGGGAACGCGTTGGCCTCGGGGATGAACACGTCGTCGAAGACCATCTCGCCGGTGACGCTGGCCCGGAGGCTCATCTTGTTGTGCGTCTTGGGCGCCGTGTAGCCGTCCATGCCCTTCTCGACGAGGAAGCCGCGGATGACGCCGGGGTCGTCCTTGCTCTCCTTCGCCTTGGCCCAGACCACGCCCACGTCCGCCAGAGGCGAGTTGGTGATCCACATCTTCGCGCCGTTCAGCTTGTAGCCACCGTCCACCTTGAGGGCGGTCGTGATCATGCTGCCGGGGTCGGAGCCGTGGTTGGGCTCGGTCAGGCCGAAGCAGCCGATGAACTCGCCAGAGGCCAGCTTGGGCAGGAAGCGCTCTTTCTGCTCCTCGGTTCCGAAGGCCTCGATCGGGTACATCACCAGTGAGGACTGGACCGACGCGAACGAGCGGTAGGAGCTGTCGACGCGCTCCAACTCGCGCGCGACGAGACCATAGGCCGTGTAGCTCGCGCCCGCGCCGCCGTACTTGGGGTCGACGGTGATGCCGAGAAGGCCCATCTCGCCCATCTCGCGAGGGATCTCCGGGTGGAAGACCTCGTCCTGGTTGCCCTCCAGAGCACGTGGCTCCAGCTTGCTCTGCGCGTAGTCGCGCGCGGACTCCATGATGAGGCGCTCCTCTTCTCCGAGCATGGACTCGAAAAGGAAGGGGTCGTCGAGGTTGAACGGCTGCTTGGCCATGGGTTCGGGGCGGTTTGGGTCGTGTCGGTCTGAAGGTAGTACGAGGCCGCTGGCGGGCGTGTGCCCGGGCGGCGATGCGTATTGCGTGATGCGTAAGGGGAGCCGCCGGGAGCGCCGTGCTTGCCGGAGGCCTCTGGCGCCAGAGGCGAGCGCCCTACTGGCCACTCGCGATTGGCTCCTTCCCCCTTACCCGCGCTGCCAGTTGACGCCGCGGCCGACCTCGGGATCGGGGTAGCTCCACGCGACGGCGCCCTGGTCGCAGGCGTACATGCACGTGCCGCACTCGATGCAGTCCTCGAACTGGAAGTGCACCTTGCCGAGGTCGTCCAGGGTGTAGCAGTTGGCGGGGCACACGTAGGTCGTGCACTTGTGCGGGCAGCCCGAGTTGCANNNNNNNNNNNNNNNNNNNNNNNNNNNNNNNNNNNNNNNNNNNNNNNNNNNNNNNNNNNNNNNNNNNNNNNNNNNNNNNNNNNNNNNNNNNNNNNNNNNNNNNNNNNNNNNNNNNNNNNNNNNNNNNNNNNNNNNNNNNNNNNNNNNNNNNNNNNNNNNNNNNNNNNNNNNNNNNNNNNNNNNNNNNNNNNNNNNNNNNNNNNNNNNNNNNNNNNNNNNNNNNNNNNNNNNNNGTAGGCGGAGCCAGCGGAGCGAAGAAATCGGGCGGGGCCGTACTCGATGCCACCAGATCGCCGCGCTTCGCTCGCGATGGCACCGGTTGCGCGATGACACCGGTTGGGTGGCGCCAGAGGCCTCTGGAGGGGCGCTCTTACGCATCACGCAGCACGCATTACGTAGTACGCATCACTACAGGTGTCGCCCGGCTTTGGCGCCGAGCTTCATGAAGTCCATCAGCTTGATGTGCTTTTTGCGCACGTCGCGGAGGATGCGGGTGGCCTTGCGGGTGGGGCGGTTGTCGACGGTAAAGAACTCCCGCCCGAAATCGCACGCCATTCGGGGCAGCGCGCCGGTCATGTGCGGCGAGTGGAGGAGGTGAACGGCGCCCTGGAAGGCCTTCATGTCCTGCATGACGTAGCTCTCGTCCAGCCTCTGGCGGTAGGGCGCGAGCGCGGCCTTGGAGGTGTCGCCAGAGGCGACGGCGCTGATCGCGGTCTCGGCGGCGAGGATGCCCGTCCGCATGGCGTAGTCCATGCCCTGGATGGCGCGGCCCGCGTTGAGGACGAGGTGCGCGGCCTCGCCCGCGATCATGAGGCCGTCCATCGTGAGGTCGCTCGGCACGCCGCGGATGTCGCCGGTGGAGACGACTTTTGCGCTGTACTCCACGACCTCGCCGCCGCGCACCATGTCGGCCACGGCGGGGTGCTCCTTGAACTCGTTGAGCAGGTCGTACGGCGTGCGGCCGGTCCCCCGCATCGCCTTCATGCCGATCACCAAGCCGACCGAGAGGCTCTCCAGGTTGGTGTAGAGGAAGCCGCCGCCGTCGATGCCGTCGGTCGCGGCGCCGACGAACTCGTTGGTGAGGCCGCTGCGGCCCCGAAGCTGGAAGCGGTCCTCGACGGTCTCGCGCCCGAGGCGGATCACTTCTTTGACGCCGACCGCGACGTGATCGGCGGGCACGTACTCCTTCTCCAGCCCCACCTGCCGCGCGAGAAGGTTGTTGACGCCCTCGGCCAGGATCACGCACTTGGCGCGAAAATCCTCGCCGCCCGCCCGGATGCCTCTGGCGACGCCGCCCTCGACGATCACGCTCTCGACCAGGATGTCGGTCGCGAGGAAGGACTCGTCCGGGTGGTCGCTCTCGCCGATGGCCTCTTCGACCTTGCCCGCGAGCCACGCGTCGAAGCGCGAGCGCAGGACCGTGACGCCGGTGTAGGGCGGCGTGTCGAAGTGGTCGCTCTTGAAGTCCAGCGAGAAGCTCGCGCCGGGGTCCATCAGCGAGAGTCGCCGGTGGTTGACGAACCGCTCCCAGCCCGCGTCCTCCTCTTCCCAGTAATTGGGCACGAGGCGGTTCAGGTCGGTCCCCCAGAGGACGCCGCCCGACACGTTCTTGGCGCCGCTCCACTCGCCCCGCTCCACGAGCAGGAACTTGGCGCCGCCTCTGGCGAGCGTCATGGCCGCCGACAGTCCGGCGATGCCGCCGCCGACGATGATGCAATCGAATTCCTCCTCCATGGGACGCCTCTGCAGAGGCCGGGTTGGTAGAACCGGGAGCGCTTCCATCGCGCTTTCAGTCTCGGGTGAAAGCTAGCGCCAGAGACCGGAGATTGCCGAGGAGATGCACGTTTTGGACCCGCGCCAGAGGCCTCCGCCCGAACACGTGCGCCTCTGGCGCGCGAGGCTGCCTCGTGAAGGGAGGCAACGGATGGCTCAGGCGCGCGCGGCGTGCCGTACGCTGTAGAACTCCACGCCACTCGCCATGACTCGGCTCCTACCCCTCGCGCTTCTTTTCGGGCTCGCCGGTTGCGGCCTTTTCGACGCGTTCGACGCCGACCGCGGCAGCTTTTCCGCCACCGTCCGCGGCGATCAGAGGTTCGACTTGGACGGATCGGCGTACTACGTCCTTGTCCAAGACGACCCGCTCACCACTGGCATCATCCTCACCGACACCGACCTGCCAACCATCGAGTTTCGGTTCGAGGGCGGCTCCGTTCGGGGCACGCTGTACCACATCCCGGCCGATGCGAGCGCCACGTTCGAGCTCGACCGCTACGACGGCGCCCCATATAGGGCCTCTGGCGGAACGGTCGAGATCCTGCGGGTGAGCGATACCGAAGCGGCCGGGGAGTTCTCCTTTACCGCGACGCGCGGCGCGGAGTCGATCACCGTCGAGGGCGAGTTCGTGGCCGAGCGCGAGGCGGAGTAAGGTTCTGGCGCCAGCGCCAGAGGGCGTTTCGCCAGAGGCTACGACGTGGCGGCGGCCTGCCGGCGCTTGCGGTCGAACGTGCGCTGCTGGTCCGTGCCGGGCGGCACCTCGTACGGGTGCGCGGGCAGGTCCACCACGCGGAGCGAAGGCTTGTCTCCGTTCCACTCGAAGCGGGCCGGCGGTCCGTCTACGGGCTCCTCCCCATCGCCGAGGACGAGAACCGTGGTGCCCTGCTCAAGGACGCGGCCGTTGGCACTCGCGAGGCCTCTGGCGCCGGTTCCGGCGGTGGTGCGCCACGGCTCCGCCCAGTCGTAGATCCACTTCGCGTCATCGGTGATCAGGCGCACACAGCCGTGGCTGGCGGGCTCGCCGATGGGCATCCGGTACTGGTGGACGTGGATGCCGCGCTCGTGGTAGAAGTTGAACACCCAGCGCATGCGCCAGCGCTCACCGGGAGGCGAGAGCGTGGAGATGCGGTCCAACTCTTTCCAGTTGAAATTGTAACGGCCCGCCGGCGTCTGGCTGTCGATGGCGCCCGTGTTGACGAGGCCCCAGCGCTCCAGGTCGCCGTTCTCGTACGCAGCCCACGCCTGCACGCCCTTGTCGATGATGAACAGCTTGTCGAACTCGGCCGCGCCCTCGTAGCGGCGCGGAAACGGCGCGTAGGCGCGCGGGTCCAGCCCGAGATGCGTCGGGAGCACGAGCGTATCGCCAATGCTGAGGTCGTTGAGGTAGATGCGGTTGAGGAACTGCACCATCGCGAGGCGCTCCTTGCCCAGGGACTGGTCGCCGTCGCCCGCGGCCCGGTAGAGGTCGGCACGCGCGAAAATGGAGTTGCCCGTCTCGTGGTCCAGCACGTAGGCGTTCCACCCCACCTCGGGGATCTCGGCGAGCTCCTGACGGACGCCGTAGAGCAGTTCACCGATCTCTTCCTGATCGTAGAGACGGCCGGGCGATTGGGCCACGGCGCCAGAGGCGAGGCAGAGGAGCAGAGCAGCGAACGCGGTGCGCATCACGAGGGGAAGGGGAGGTGGGAGCCGAAGAAACGCAGACCGCCCGCCGTTGGGTGCCAAGGCCGGCACTTCTTCACAGCCTGGCACCGAAAACCGGCCTCTGGCGTCCATAGGCGTCCCTGATGGTTTGGTGAGGGCGCGCCCTGGACTGCGCTCAAGGCGCGGGAATGCGTCTCTGGAGGCTCTCCATCCCCTCGCCAGAGGCTACACCGCCACGAGCCACCACAGGTACCCCGCGTACGCCGTAAGCAGCACGAAGCCTTCCCAACGGCGGGTCTTGCCGCCCGAGAAGAGGAAGAACGTCGTCAAAACGGCCATGCCCAGCATGACGGCCATCACGGGCCACCCGATGCCTTCGGAGTAGATCGGCGCGGCGATAGCAGCGGGGCCGATTACGCCCAGGATGTTGAACACGTTCGAACCGATGGCCCCCCCAAGCGCGATCTCGCCATGGCCACGGGCCGCGGCCACGATTGTCGTCGCCAACTCCGGCAAGCTCGTGCCGATGGCGACAAGCGTGAGGCCGATAATGGCTTCGCTCACGCCCAGCGTTTGCGCGATCGACACCGCGCCGTCCACCAGGTATCCCGCGCCCAAGACGAGCATCGCGAGGCCTCCGAATACGAGGCCTACCTGAAGCGCCACCTTCCAAACCGGCGCTGCCATTGCGTCCTCGACCGCGATGGGGAGGTCCTCGGAGGCTTCGCGCGCCGCTTTGGTCTCGCGGCGCGAGCTCATCACGCCCCAGAACGTGTACAGCACGATGCCGCACGCCAGGATGCCCCCCTCGAAGCTGCTCAGCACGCCGTTGCCCAGAAACGCCCACAGCAGCAGCATTGAGCCGACCATGACCGGCACGTCGCGCGTGAGGAGTCGGCGGTCCACCGCCAGAGGCGACAGCGCGGCGCTCACCCCCACGATCAATCCCAGGTTGGCGATGTTCGAACCGATCACGTTGCCCAGCGCTACGGGCCCGTTGCCGCCGATCGCCGCCTTGACGCTCACCACCAGCTCCGGGCTCGACGTGCCAAAGGCTACAACCGTCAACCCGACAACAAGCGGCGTGATGCCAAACCTCAGCGCCAGCGCCGCCGCTCCTCGCACCAAGGCCTCTGCCCCCGCCACCAGCAGTACAACGCCACCGCCCATGTAGAGCAGGCTTTGAGTCAGGGTCATGGGGTGCGGTTCGGAAGGCGAGGGAAACTAGGCCTCTGGCGTGCGCGGCAGGGCGAACACTCCGCGCGCGGCGAGAGATCGGCCGGAGCCCCCTCACACACAAAGCCTCTGGCGTCAGATCCCTACACCGGGATTGTCGCCAGAGGCTTCAAAAAACGCGGGCCGGCTCAGGCTTTTGAGACCGCGGCCGGTGAAGAGGTGCGGAGCAGCACATATCCCACGACGCCCGAGACGAGCGACGCGACGAGGATGCCCAGCTTCGCGCTGTCCAGCAACGCGGGGTCCGTCGTAAACGC carries:
- a CDS encoding winged helix-turn-helix transcriptional regulator; this translates as MPDTVFISGALSDAVQRGDVLSADCPSRPVLRRVTNRWGVVVLLALASGTHRFSELRRKANGISERMLAKTLQDLESDGFVDRVAYPVVPPHVEYSLTPLGQELLPHVAGLADWVESNIGRILAAQAESE
- a CDS encoding acyl-CoA dehydrogenase, coding for MAKQPFNLDDPFLFESMLGEEERLIMESARDYAQSKLEPRALEGNQDEVFHPEIPREMGEMGLLGITVDPKYGGAGASYTAYGLVARELERVDSSYRSFASVQSSLVMYPIEAFGTEEQKERFLPKLASGEFIGCFGLTEPNHGSDPGSMITTALKVDGGYKLNGAKMWITNSPLADVGVVWAKAKESKDDPGVIRGFLVEKGMDGYTAPKTHNKMSLRASVTGEMVFDDVFIPEANAFPDIRGLKGPFMCLNNARYGISWGAVGAAEDCFRRARTYVNERKQFGHTLGSMQLIQTKLANMLTDITQMQLLAWRLGDLRDQGKGHPSMVSLAKRRNVGTALDIARIARDMMGGNGITGEYRVIHHMVNLESVNTYEGTYDIHGLILGRELTGVQAFTPLGNPVSSGDGAATAPPQVAKEVGSN
- a CDS encoding ferredoxin family protein gives rise to the protein CNSGCPHKCTTYVCPANCYTLDDLGKVHFQFEDCIECGTCMYACDQGAVAWSYPDPEVGRGVNWQRG
- a CDS encoding FAD-dependent oxidoreductase, whose amino-acid sequence is MEALPVLPTRPLQRRPMEEEFDCIIVGGGIAGLSAAMTLARGGAKFLLVERGEWSGAKNVSGGVLWGTDLNRLVPNYWEEEDAGWERFVNHRRLSLMDPGASFSLDFKSDHFDTPPYTGVTVLRSRFDAWLAGKVEEAIGESDHPDESFLATDILVESVIVEGGVARGIRAGGEDFRAKCVILAEGVNNLLARQVGLEKEYVPADHVAVGVKEVIRLGRETVEDRFQLRGRSGLTNEFVGAATDGIDGGGFLYTNLESLSVGLVIGMKAMRGTGRTPYDLLNEFKEHPAVADMVRGGEVVEYSAKVVSTGDIRGVPSDLTMDGLMIAGEAAHLVLNAGRAIQGMDYAMRTGILAAETAISAVASGDTSKAALAPYRQRLDESYVMQDMKAFQGAVHLLHSPHMTGALPRMACDFGREFFTVDNRPTRKATRILRDVRKKHIKLMDFMKLGAKAGRHL
- a CDS encoding L,D-transpeptidase, which encodes MRTAFAALLLCLASGAVAQSPGRLYDQEEIGELLYGVRQELAEIPEVGWNAYVLDHETGNSIFARADLYRAAGDGDQSLGKERLAMVQFLNRIYLNDLSIGDTLVLPTHLGLDPRAYAPFPRRYEGAAEFDKLFIIDKGVQAWAAYENGDLERWGLVNTGAIDSQTPAGRYNFNWKELDRISTLSPPGERWRMRWVFNFYHERGIHVHQYRMPIGEPASHGCVRLITDDAKWIYDWAEPWRTTAGTGARGLASANGRVLEQGTTVLVLGDGEEPVDGPPARFEWNGDKPSLRVVDLPAHPYEVPPGTDQQRTFDRKRRQAAATS
- a CDS encoding calcium/sodium antiporter encodes the protein MTLTQSLLYMGGGVVLLVAGAEALVRGAAALALRFGITPLVVGLTVVAFGTSSPELVVSVKAAIGGNGPVALGNVIGSNIANLGLIVGVSAALSPLAVDRRLLTRDVPVMVGSMLLLWAFLGNGVLSSFEGGILACGIVLYTFWGVMSSRRETKAAREASEDLPIAVEDAMAAPVWKVALQVGLVFGGLAMLVLGAGYLVDGAVSIAQTLGVSEAIIGLTLVAIGTSLPELATTIVAAARGHGEIALGGAIGSNVFNILGVIGPAAIAAPIYSEGIGWPVMAVMLGMAVLTTFFLFSGGKTRRWEGFVLLTAYAGYLWWLVAV